One segment of Candidatus Falkowbacteria bacterium DNA contains the following:
- a CDS encoding DUF2304 domain-containing protein, with product MFQELLALAVVLFFLVRLGWQFYKDQIPKNQFIFWLVFWFVTGLLVLFIKTIDQLAARFGFSSSGIQLLLYVAVAIIFYFIFRLRLKVASLEKDITKITQAVALNTVVENSKKYDS from the coding sequence ATGTTTCAAGAATTACTCGCTTTAGCCGTCGTCTTATTTTTTCTAGTAAGACTTGGTTGGCAATTTTATAAAGATCAGATTCCTAAGAATCAGTTTATTTTTTGGCTAGTTTTTTGGTTTGTTACTGGTTTATTAGTTTTGTTTATTAAAACAATTGACCAATTAGCCGCTCGTTTCGGTTTTTCTAGTTCTGGTATCCAGTTGCTATTATACGTCGCTGTAGCTATTATTTTTTATTTTATATTTAGATTAAGACTTAAGGTTGCTTCTTTGGAAAAGGATATCACAAAAATAACTCAAGCCGTGGCGCTTAACACGGTAGTAGAAAATAGTAAAAAATATGACTCCTAA
- a CDS encoding GDP-mannose 4,6-dehydratase yields the protein MKRAIFDKKNVLVIGGAGFLGSHLCDELVQSAKVICIDNFSSGEEKNIDNLLANPDFRFIRHDMSEPIDLEKFAELQEFKIEFQGLQEIYNMACPTSPIHFEKNRIANLLANSYAVKNALDLAVKYKAKFMQFSSSVVYGSRSNDNSLVKEDNVGVVDMLSDRCSYDEGKRFAESMVKTYKDVYGIDAKIVRLFRAYGPRMPLDQGHMLPDFISDALDNKDLVIYGDESFSSSFCYISDCLDAVTKMMQSDSFGPINVGSDQDVNVSELANKIIKLTGSKSKVVYAEKMLFMTPLRLPDTGKARDLLGWMPLVTLEDGLAKTIRDLQANKGVKRIIGGYEV from the coding sequence ATGAAACGAGCAATTTTTGATAAAAAAAATGTTTTGGTCATTGGTGGAGCTGGTTTCCTCGGCTCTCACTTGTGTGACGAATTAGTTCAGTCAGCTAAAGTTATTTGTATTGATAACTTTTCTTCAGGCGAAGAAAAAAATATTGATAACTTATTAGCTAACCCAGATTTTCGTTTCATTCGTCATGACATGTCTGAACCAATTGATTTAGAAAAATTTGCTGAATTACAAGAATTTAAAATTGAATTTCAGGGATTGCAAGAAATATATAATATGGCTTGTCCAACTTCGCCGATTCATTTTGAAAAAAATAGAATTGCTAATTTGTTGGCCAACTCTTATGCAGTAAAGAACGCGCTTGATTTAGCAGTTAAATATAAAGCTAAGTTCATGCAATTCTCTTCATCCGTTGTTTATGGTTCTCGTAGTAATGATAATAGCTTGGTTAAAGAAGATAATGTTGGTGTGGTTGATATGTTGTCTGATCGCTGCTCTTATGATGAAGGAAAACGTTTTGCTGAAAGCATGGTTAAGACCTATAAAGATGTTTATGGAATTGATGCTAAAATTGTAAGACTATTTAGAGCTTATGGTCCACGCATGCCACTTGATCAAGGTCATATGTTGCCAGATTTTATTTCCGATGCCTTGGACAATAAAGATTTAGTTATTTATGGCGATGAATCATTCTCTTCATCTTTCTGCTATATCTCAGACTGTTTAGATGCGGTTACAAAAATGATGCAGTCAGATTCATTTGGTCCAATTAATGTTGGTTCCGATCAAGATGTAAATGTTTCTGAATTAGCCAACAAAATTATTAAATTGACTGGTTCTAAATCAAAAGTAGTTTATGCTGAGAAGATGCTCTTCATGACCCCGTTAAGATTACCCGACACTGGCAAAGCTAGAGATCTACTCGGCTGGATGCCACTAGTTACTTTAGAAGACGGTTTAGCTAAAACAATTAGAGACTTGCAAGCAAATAAAGGCGTAAAACGTATTATTGGTGGATACGAAGTATAA
- a CDS encoding glycosyltransferase, whose product MKICFVNNIYGESARGGAEKVIERLVNNLLTKGHELTIISGALKTSVANSTTANLKYVYLPSKYSLLVNKSTLYKLFFHFFSFFNIISTQRLGRIIKQEKFDLVWTHNLVGLNLLSFKFLGKAKKIHTFHDIQLLHPSGLMLYGKEARLDNFSSQLYQLFSRLVFPASALGVFPSNWLKSIYSKYYLLPKNSLVLKNPMDHKSVIKTEQKNETFNFLYLGQLEKHKGIELLIESFLLLDNSNAKLLIAGSGLMETELKTKYQTNSNIIFLGKVASAEIAFKNANCLVVPSLCYENLPTVALEAANTELPVIGSNLGGIPEAIGDDSLLFEPNKESLMEKLNWCLTNKEGLKKVAANARQQINIPNTDSYLETIGKIVGISF is encoded by the coding sequence ATGAAAATTTGTTTTGTAAATAATATTTATGGCGAGTCAGCGCGCGGTGGAGCTGAAAAAGTTATTGAACGATTGGTTAATAACTTGTTAACTAAAGGTCATGAGCTGACAATTATTTCCGGCGCTTTAAAAACTAGTGTAGCTAACTCTACAACTGCTAATTTAAAGTATGTTTATTTACCTAGTAAGTATTCTCTTTTAGTAAACAAATCAACTTTATATAAATTGTTTTTTCATTTTTTTAGTTTTTTTAATATTATTAGCACTCAACGTTTAGGGAGAATTATTAAACAAGAAAAGTTTGATCTTGTTTGGACACATAATTTAGTTGGTCTTAATCTTTTGTCATTTAAGTTTTTAGGTAAAGCCAAAAAAATTCACACTTTCCATGATATTCAATTACTACATCCTTCGGGCTTAATGCTTTATGGAAAAGAAGCTAGGCTTGATAATTTTTCATCTCAACTTTATCAGTTATTTTCTCGGCTCGTTTTTCCGGCATCTGCTTTAGGTGTTTTTCCTTCAAATTGGCTCAAGTCAATTTATAGTAAGTATTATTTATTGCCAAAAAATAGTCTTGTTTTGAAAAATCCAATGGATCATAAATCTGTCATAAAAACTGAACAGAAAAATGAAACATTTAATTTTCTATATTTAGGACAGTTAGAAAAGCACAAGGGGATTGAGCTTTTAATTGAATCATTTTTGTTATTGGACAATTCAAACGCTAAGTTACTTATCGCCGGCTCTGGATTAATGGAAACGGAATTGAAGACTAAGTATCAGACCAATTCTAATATTATTTTTTTAGGCAAAGTTGCATCAGCCGAAATTGCTTTTAAGAATGCTAACTGTTTAGTTGTGCCATCACTTTGTTATGAAAATTTACCAACCGTGGCGCTAGAAGCAGCAAATACTGAATTGCCAGTTATCGGTTCTAATCTAGGCGGCATTCCTGAGGCGATCGGTGATGATAGTTTATTGTTTGAACCAAACAAAGAATCATTAATGGAAAAATTAAATTGGTGTTTGACTAACAAAGAGGGATTAAAAAAAGTTGCCGCAAATGCGCGACAACAAATTAATATTCCTAACACTGATTCTTATCTTGAAACAATCGGCAAAATAGTTGGGATTAGTTTTTAA
- a CDS encoding prepilin-type N-terminal cleavage/methylation domain-containing protein: MPKFKKSGFTLIELLVVIAIIGVLSTMAIIALGNARTKARDAKRVADIKQISTALELYYSDNNSYPTIITPGNSLTSPDGTKTYMSKIPTNPTPRNDGSCSNIDYSYSFITATNTYSVSACLGSGSSNINSGLASYSPNGLFNCGQSVTDLDGYSYPTVQAGGQCWMALGLRTKSKPDGTCINAGQSPPCPDASVADNNLGRACRNNTESICTTEGALYTWPAIMNGSVAAGAQGICPAGWHVPSDGDWGILESYFTDNGQACDVVRMGTWECSSAGTKLKVGGNSSLNFILNGVRSTDGVSFGENSQSHYAWTSSRSWVGGPIIFRRIYFSSDVILRYHDSFVPIYSLSLRCIKN; this comes from the coding sequence ATGCCCAAGTTTAAAAAATCAGGCTTCACTCTCATCGAACTACTCGTAGTAATAGCAATTATTGGCGTACTTTCTACTATGGCAATAATAGCTTTGGGTAATGCACGTACTAAAGCTAGAGATGCTAAGCGTGTTGCAGATATAAAACAAATTAGCACGGCTTTGGAATTATATTATTCTGACAATAATTCTTATCCTACAATAATCACTCCTGGGAACAGCCTAACATCACCCGATGGTACTAAAACTTACATGTCAAAGATTCCAACTAATCCAACACCTAGAAATGATGGCTCATGTTCAAATATTGATTACAGTTACAGTTTTATTACAGCTACTAACACTTATAGTGTTTCTGCTTGCCTTGGTTCAGGATCAAGCAATATAAATTCAGGATTAGCATCATATTCGCCAAATGGTTTGTTTAATTGTGGCCAATCTGTCACTGACTTAGATGGTTATTCTTACCCAACCGTACAAGCCGGTGGTCAATGCTGGATGGCATTAGGTTTGCGCACAAAATCAAAACCTGATGGAACCTGTATAAACGCCGGGCAGTCGCCGCCATGCCCAGATGCCTCAGTAGCTGATAATAATTTAGGCAGAGCTTGCCGTAATAATACTGAATCAATCTGTACAACAGAGGGAGCTCTTTATACTTGGCCAGCTATAATGAATGGTTCTGTTGCTGCAGGTGCACAAGGAATTTGTCCTGCTGGTTGGCATGTCCCAAGTGATGGAGATTGGGGGATTTTAGAAAGTTACTTTACTGATAACGGACAGGCCTGTGATGTTGTTAGAATGGGGACATGGGAATGTTCGAGCGCTGGGACAAAGCTAAAAGTAGGAGGAAATAGCTCGTTAAATTTTATTTTAAATGGAGTAAGAAGCACTGATGGAGTATCATTTGGAGAAAATAGCCAGAGCCATTACGCCTGGACTTCATCTCGCTCCTGGGTTGGTGGTCCTATTATTTTTAGAAGAATATATTTTTCATCTGACGTTATACTTCGCTATCATGATTCTTTTGTTCCAATATATTCATTATCCTTAAGATGCATCAAAAACTAA
- a CDS encoding prepilin-type N-terminal cleavage/methylation domain-containing protein: protein MFFYKNKKAFTLIELLVVIAIIGVLSTMAIIALGNARAKARDAKRVADIKQISTALELYYSDYNSYPTIITPGNSISSPDGTKVYMANIPNNPTPRNDGNCGNVDYSYQSSLTGTNYSLGSCLGSGSGNMSAGAFFTSNNSGPLACGQATVVDIDGNSYNTVQIGTQCWIKENLRTKTKPNGTAMTNLVDGSERDCISAANARGTEADCDAGYTLYTGVVVMNGSATPGARGICPAGWHVPTDEEQYTLESYLWDGTGSCSNSRSYSWECSSAGTKLKIGGTSGFQGVLTGARMSNGSTLAERTLSSYFWSSSGFKTRAIYTSLTTTDRRAYSSAFSFSLRCIKD, encoded by the coding sequence ATGTTTTTTTATAAAAACAAAAAAGCCTTTACCTTAATAGAGCTTTTGGTTGTTATTGCAATAATCGGAGTTTTGTCTACCATGGCAATTATTGCTTTGGGTAATGCTAGAGCAAAAGCTAGAGATGCTAAGCGTGTTGCTGATATAAAACAAATAAGCACAGCCCTAGAATTATATTATTCTGACTATAATTCATATCCAACGATTATAACGCCAGGCAATAGTATTTCTTCTCCGGACGGAACCAAGGTTTATATGGCGAACATCCCAAATAACCCTACTCCTAGAAACGATGGTAACTGCGGTAACGTAGATTATAGTTATCAATCTTCTTTAACTGGCACAAACTATAGCTTAGGCTCTTGTCTTGGTTCTGGTTCTGGTAACATGAGTGCTGGTGCGTTTTTCACTTCTAACAATAGTGGACCGCTAGCTTGTGGCCAAGCCACTGTCGTAGATATAGACGGCAACAGCTATAACACTGTTCAGATTGGTACACAGTGTTGGATCAAAGAGAATTTAAGAACTAAAACTAAGCCAAATGGAACTGCTATGACCAATCTTGTTGATGGTTCTGAAAGAGATTGCATTTCAGCTGCAAATGCTAGAGGCACGGAAGCTGATTGTGATGCGGGATATACTTTATACACTGGTGTTGTGGTCATGAATGGCTCAGCAACTCCAGGTGCAAGGGGTATTTGTCCGGCTGGTTGGCATGTGCCTACCGATGAGGAACAATATACCTTAGAAAGTTATTTATGGGACGGAACTGGCTCTTGTAGTAACTCTAGATCATATTCATGGGAATGTTCTTCTGCGGGAACAAAATTAAAAATAGGCGGAACTAGTGGTTTCCAGGGGGTTCTAACGGGTGCTCGAATGAGTAATGGATCGACATTAGCAGAGAGAACTTTGTCCAGCTATTTTTGGTCTTCATCTGGCTTTAAAACGCGTGCAATATACACGAGTCTTACAACTACTGATAGACGAGCATATAGCTCCGCATTTTCTTTCTCTCTTCGTTGTATAAAAGATTAG
- a CDS encoding glycosyltransferase family 39 protein, translated as MKLTKDIFYKLFKNQWPWLIIIPVAIGFFVFTSSFNYLSQSSNFVKWLSPDETANYTISKIYAQTGSLAFFEKYNLLVKDIIHPRSFRSDWGLIKPVSFLGLPIIYGTIADIFGITVLPYLTPLFAAIGLIFFYLLIKNIFGQSNALISTLLASVFPIYTYYSSRSMFHNVLFMVALIIGLYFLVNILNRNDEHKNYFKRNGFGFLFTFLSGLFIGIALAVRTSELLWLGPLLVFLWLFNIKRLGIVRPFIFLYGIFMAFMPIIYWNNVLYGSFISSGYPELNSSLFSLGKDGSSLASNVVGGKFVELKSILISIKQTIFHFGFNLAQSYKMFNAYVRNMFPWLFWSTGVGIVFFLAYFKDYKKSRWLFLIGWLGLSAVLVIYYGSWVFYDNPDPKSFTIGNSYTRYWLPLYFGALPFVSLALIRLTGFLRRPAAIWGLRMALIAVLATLSVQFVWLDPAEGLAVSIQKQKDAKSEWAKILDVTENNSVIITRYSDKLLFPERKVIIGLFDDKNMIAEYAILAKKIPTYYYNFSYKPEDVDYLNNGVLKEHGIALKLVEPITDRFSLYKLNQVTVEKDKVKKRK; from the coding sequence ATGAAATTAACCAAAGACATTTTTTATAAACTATTCAAGAATCAATGGCCCTGGCTTATTATTATTCCAGTAGCTATTGGTTTTTTTGTTTTTACTTCTAGTTTTAACTACTTAAGTCAATCCAGCAATTTTGTTAAATGGTTATCGCCTGATGAAACAGCTAACTATACAATTTCTAAAATTTACGCTCAGACTGGTAGTTTAGCTTTTTTTGAAAAATATAATTTATTGGTTAAGGATATTATTCATCCTCGTAGCTTTCGTTCTGATTGGGGTTTAATTAAACCAGTTAGTTTTTTGGGCCTACCAATTATTTACGGAACAATCGCTGACATATTCGGCATTACTGTCTTGCCTTACCTCACACCCTTGTTTGCTGCTATTGGTTTGATATTTTTCTATCTTCTAATCAAGAATATTTTTGGTCAGTCTAATGCTTTAATCTCTACTTTATTAGCTAGCGTTTTTCCGATTTATACTTACTATTCTTCGCGCAGCATGTTTCATAATGTTTTGTTCATGGTTGCTTTAATTATTGGGCTGTATTTTTTGGTTAATATTCTGAATAGAAATGATGAGCATAAAAATTATTTTAAACGTAATGGCTTTGGCTTTTTATTTACTTTTTTGTCAGGCTTATTTATTGGTATTGCTTTAGCGGTTAGAACATCAGAATTACTTTGGCTTGGTCCGCTACTTGTTTTTTTATGGTTGTTTAATATTAAGCGCCTTGGTATTGTTCGGCCTTTTATTTTCTTGTATGGAATATTTATGGCTTTCATGCCAATAATTTACTGGAACAATGTTTTGTATGGTTCTTTTATTTCAAGCGGTTATCCAGAATTAAATAGTTCTTTGTTCTCTTTAGGTAAAGACGGAAGCTCTTTAGCATCGAACGTCGTTGGCGGAAAGTTTGTTGAGCTTAAAAGTATTCTTATTAGCATTAAACAAACTATTTTTCATTTCGGTTTTAATTTAGCTCAGAGTTATAAAATGTTTAATGCTTATGTTAGAAATATGTTCCCCTGGCTATTTTGGTCAACGGGAGTTGGCATTGTTTTCTTTCTAGCTTATTTCAAGGATTATAAAAAAAGTCGCTGGCTATTTTTGATTGGCTGGCTTGGTTTGTCTGCCGTCCTGGTTATCTATTATGGCAGCTGGGTATTTTATGATAATCCTGATCCAAAAAGCTTTACGATTGGTAATTCTTATACTCGTTATTGGCTGCCTTTATACTTCGGCGCTCTGCCTTTTGTTAGTCTAGCATTGATACGCCTGACAGGCTTTTTAAGGCGTCCAGCAGCCATTTGGGGCCTTAGAATGGCACTTATAGCAGTCTTAGCTACCTTATCTGTTCAGTTTGTTTGGCTTGATCCGGCAGAAGGTTTAGCTGTATCTATACAGAAGCAGAAAGACGCTAAATCCGAGTGGGCTAAGATTTTAGATGTTACTGAAAATAATTCAGTTATCATAACTCGTTATAGTGACAAATTACTTTTTCCAGAAAGAAAAGTTATCATTGGATTATTTGATGATAAAAATATGATCGCTGAATACGCAATACTTGCTAAAAAAATTCCAACCTATTATTACAATTTTTCCTATAAGCCTGAGGATGTTGATTATTTGAATAACGGTGTTTTAAAAGAGCATGGAATAGCTCTTAAGTTAGTTGAGCCAATAACAGATAGGTTCAGTTTGTATAAGTTAAATCAAGTTACGGTTGAGAAAGATAAGGTAAAGAAGAGAAAATAG
- a CDS encoding Smr/MutS family protein, whose product MVKLAKHSLNRLLAKPEAELDLHGLTKREAEPELDSFLLKAEQMNWQTVKIIVGKGWNSPDGKAVLRAFVVGKLADYGYSYKNAKINEGGEGALIVKFY is encoded by the coding sequence ATGGTAAAACTAGCTAAACATTCACTTAATAGACTTCTGGCTAAGCCCGAGGCTGAGCTTGATTTACATGGTTTAACCAAAAGAGAGGCTGAGCCTGAGTTAGATAGCTTTTTATTAAAAGCTGAGCAAATGAACTGGCAAACAGTAAAGATTATTGTTGGCAAAGGTTGGAATTCACCTGACGGTAAAGCAGTCTTAAGAGCTTTTGTAGTTGGTAAACTAGCAGACTATGGCTATTCATATAAAAACGCGAAAATTAATGAAGGTGGGGAGGGGGCTTTGATCGTGAAGTTCTATTGA
- a CDS encoding prepilin-type N-terminal cleavage/methylation domain-containing protein, whose protein sequence is MNICNNKKAFTLIELLVVIAIIGVLSTMAIIALGNARTKARDAKRVADLKQISTALELYYSDYNSYPTIITPGQSLRSPDGNTTYMAAIPSNPAPRNDGNCGNIDYSYQSSLTGTNYSLGSCLGSGSGNMSAGAFFSANNSGPLACGQATVIDIDGYTYNTVQIGTQCWMQQNMRSKRYPNGNCINPGCPDASSSDNGLGRACYNNAESICTSDGALYTLTSAMNSSVTEGAQGICPNGWHVPTDSEQNTLDQYLTDVGQTCNSSRNGAWECSAAGTKLKLSGSSGFNAVIAGYRNPDGTTFANRNGQTIFWSSSGYVYRGISSGATVARGTISGFNLSLRCIKN, encoded by the coding sequence ATGAATATTTGCAATAACAAAAAAGCCTTCACCCTCATCGAACTACTCGTCGTAATAGCAATTATTGGCGTACTTTCTACTATGGCAATAATAGCTTTGGGTAATGCACGTACTAAAGCTAGAGACGCTAAAAGAGTAGCGGATCTAAAACAAATATCTACCGCACTAGAACTATATTATTCAGATTACAATTCTTATCCAACGATTATAACACCAGGCCAATCACTAAGATCACCAGATGGTAATACTACTTATATGGCAGCTATTCCATCTAACCCAGCACCTAGAAACGATGGTAACTGCGGTAATATAGATTATAGCTACCAATCTTCTTTAACTGGCACAAACTATAGCTTAGGCTCTTGTCTTGGTTCTGGCTCTGGTAACATGAGTGCTGGCGCATTTTTTTCAGCGAACAACAGCGGCCCTCTTGCTTGTGGCCAAGCCACTGTCATAGACATAGACGGCTACACTTACAACACTGTGCAGATTGGTACACAATGCTGGATGCAACAAAACATGAGATCTAAAAGATATCCTAATGGAAATTGTATAAATCCTGGTTGCCCAGATGCATCTAGCTCGGATAATGGTTTGGGTAGAGCTTGTTATAACAATGCCGAATCTATCTGCACGTCTGATGGAGCGCTTTACACTTTAACATCTGCTATGAATAGTTCTGTCACAGAGGGTGCTCAAGGTATTTGCCCTAATGGTTGGCATGTTCCAACAGATTCGGAACAGAATACTTTAGATCAATATTTAACTGACGTTGGACAAACTTGTAACTCTTCACGTAATGGAGCTTGGGAGTGTTCTGCTGCGGGAACGAAGTTAAAGCTAAGTGGCTCATCTGGTTTTAATGCTGTTATAGCAGGCTATAGAAATCCTGATGGCACAACTTTTGCTAATAGAAATGGCCAAACGATATTTTGGTCATCTTCCGGATATGTTTATAGAGGGATAAGTTCAGGAGCAACTGTAGCACGAGGTACTATAAGTGGTTTTAATCTTTCGTTACGATGTATTAAGAATTAG
- a CDS encoding glycosyltransferase family 4 protein — protein MRIAQVICTFPPYKGGMGNSVFHAAIQLGKRGHETVVFTPAYNGLTPGEETIGENTKVVRLKPLLSIGNAAVLPQLFYLLKDFDVVHLHYPFYGTADIVAILTLLRKTKLVIHYHMDAVTRGWKGAIFWFYSFFFLPVVVRLANAITCASIDYIRHSQLDAFFVNHENLFIEVPFGVDSDRFYPGASDREPIVLFVGALDKAHYFKGVEKLIEAFALVSVKNPLAKLVLVGKGDLEKYYYKLAVKNKIEKQLQIVNKASDEELANWYRQASVSVLPSINKSEAFGLVLLEAMSCATPVVASNLPGVRNVFKNKEHGFLIKPNDAVALADKISFILENPLEARKMGEAARDFIEERYNWEKVGERLEAAYFRVLYVPKKIS, from the coding sequence ATGAGAATAGCTCAAGTTATATGTACGTTTCCGCCGTATAAAGGTGGTATGGGAAACAGCGTGTTTCACGCCGCAATTCAACTTGGTAAGCGCGGTCATGAAACCGTTGTCTTTACACCTGCTTATAATGGTCTTACACCTGGCGAAGAAACAATTGGCGAAAATACAAAAGTTGTCAGACTTAAACCACTATTGTCCATTGGCAACGCGGCGGTTTTGCCACAGCTTTTTTACTTACTTAAAGACTTTGATGTTGTTCATCTTCATTATCCTTTTTATGGCACGGCTGATATTGTCGCTATTCTTACATTATTACGAAAGACAAAATTAGTGATTCATTATCATATGGACGCGGTGACTCGTGGTTGGAAAGGTGCAATTTTTTGGTTTTATTCATTCTTCTTCTTGCCGGTTGTTGTTCGTTTAGCTAATGCTATAACTTGTGCCTCAATCGATTATATTAGACATTCTCAATTAGATGCTTTTTTTGTGAACCATGAAAATCTTTTCATAGAGGTTCCTTTTGGCGTCGATTCTGATCGTTTCTACCCAGGAGCATCTGATCGTGAACCAATTGTTTTATTTGTCGGTGCGCTTGATAAGGCTCACTATTTCAAAGGTGTGGAAAAACTGATTGAAGCCTTTGCTCTTGTTTCAGTAAAAAATCCTTTAGCTAAACTAGTTTTAGTTGGTAAAGGAGATTTAGAAAAATATTATTATAAGTTAGCTGTTAAGAATAAGATTGAGAAACAATTGCAAATCGTAAACAAAGCATCAGACGAGGAATTGGCTAATTGGTATCGTCAGGCTAGTGTTTCCGTGTTACCTTCGATTAATAAAAGTGAAGCCTTTGGTTTAGTTCTGCTTGAAGCGATGTCATGCGCTACGCCAGTTGTTGCCTCGAATTTACCCGGCGTTAGAAATGTTTTCAAAAACAAAGAACATGGTTTCTTAATTAAACCTAACGACGCAGTTGCTTTGGCTGATAAAATATCATTTATCCTTGAGAATCCACTAGAAGCTCGTAAGATGGGCGAGGCTGCTCGTGACTTTATTGAAGAACGTTATAACTGGGAAAAGGTAGGTGAAAGATTAGAAGCCGCCTATTTTAGAGTTTTATACGTGCCTAAAAAAATATCATGA
- a CDS encoding glycosyltransferase family 2 protein: MKVTCVIPTYNHAATLAKVVNDLQNVVDQIVVVDDGSNDDTKDVLSDLPVDVLSHLVNRGQGAALRTGTIHALRSGADIIVHFDADGQFRVEDIEKVIEPIRSQIADIVFGSRFLDSTTKMPGFKKKVIMPLARLVNRVFLNIKLSDPQSGFRAFSRRAAEKIDWSQDRMAHCSEILVVAHRSDLPLTEVPITVLYHDFGQRFSGGFKILRDLFLAKMNN, encoded by the coding sequence ATGAAAGTTACCTGCGTTATACCAACTTACAATCACGCTGCGACTTTAGCAAAAGTGGTTAATGACCTTCAAAACGTCGTTGATCAGATTGTTGTTGTTGATGATGGTTCAAATGATGATACTAAAGATGTTTTGAGTGATTTACCGGTTGATGTTTTGAGTCACCTGGTAAACCGAGGTCAGGGTGCAGCTTTAAGAACAGGCACGATTCACGCTCTTAGAAGCGGAGCTGATATCATTGTTCACTTTGATGCAGACGGACAATTTAGAGTAGAGGATATAGAAAAAGTAATTGAGCCAATTCGTAGCCAAATTGCAGATATCGTTTTTGGATCCCGTTTTCTTGATAGCACAACCAAAATGCCTGGTTTTAAGAAGAAAGTTATTATGCCCTTGGCTCGTTTGGTAAACCGCGTGTTTTTAAATATTAAATTATCTGACCCACAAAGTGGTTTTCGAGCCTTTAGCCGTCGAGCGGCCGAAAAGATTGATTGGAGTCAAGACAGAATGGCACACTGCAGTGAAATACTTGTTGTAGCCCATAGATCAGACTTACCACTAACAGAAGTTCCAATTACAGTTTTGTATCATGATTTTGGTCAACGCTTTAGCGGGGGATTTAAGATTTTGCGTGACCTATTTTTAGCTAAAATGAATAATTAA